One Haloarcula sp. CBA1127 genomic window carries:
- a CDS encoding electron transfer flavoprotein subunit alpha/FixB family protein, producing MILTLVEHAGGSPEESSLEALTLARELSTATDASLEAVAFGAESAALREELGDYGIETVHRVADDRLDTYAPEAWAESIAQLLDTTDTDAVVAPGTDRGQEVLAHVGAKCDLPMAANCLDVEAGDVYELSRQRWGGSLVEHARLDGDPKLLTAAPHEFSPETVTATAETAVQPFEPSLEESAFRVTVDRVEESGETGVSLGEARVVVGGGRGVGSPEDYDKLETLAESLSGTVGASRAAVNEGWRPHDDQIGQTGTKISPDLYVACGISGAVQHMVGCKGADNILAINTDPEAAIMQKADYAVVGDLHEVVPELNDALANER from the coding sequence GTGATACTGACCCTCGTCGAACACGCGGGCGGGAGCCCCGAAGAGTCCTCGCTGGAGGCGCTCACGCTGGCCCGAGAACTGTCGACGGCGACCGATGCGTCGCTCGAAGCCGTCGCGTTCGGCGCTGAATCGGCGGCACTCAGGGAGGAACTCGGCGACTACGGTATCGAGACAGTCCACCGCGTCGCCGACGACCGACTGGACACGTACGCACCGGAGGCCTGGGCGGAGAGTATCGCGCAGTTACTCGATACTACGGACACGGACGCAGTCGTCGCCCCGGGGACTGACCGCGGACAGGAGGTGCTGGCCCACGTCGGTGCCAAGTGTGACCTGCCGATGGCGGCCAACTGTCTCGACGTCGAGGCCGGCGACGTGTACGAACTGTCGCGCCAGCGATGGGGTGGTAGCCTCGTCGAACACGCACGTCTTGACGGTGACCCGAAACTACTGACGGCGGCGCCACACGAGTTTTCGCCAGAGACGGTGACAGCGACCGCTGAGACAGCAGTCCAGCCGTTCGAGCCGTCGCTTGAGGAGAGCGCGTTCCGGGTCACCGTCGACCGCGTCGAGGAGTCCGGCGAGACCGGTGTGTCGCTCGGTGAGGCCCGCGTCGTGGTCGGTGGCGGGCGCGGCGTCGGCAGCCCAGAGGACTACGACAAACTGGAGACGCTGGCCGAGAGCCTCAGTGGAACCGTCGGCGCGTCACGGGCCGCGGTCAACGAGGGCTGGCGACCGCACGACGACCAGATCGGACAGACAGGAACGAAGATCAGCCCGGACCTCTACGTCGCCTGTGGCATCAGCGGTGCAGTGCAGCACATGGTGGGCTGCAAGGGCGCGGACAACATCCTGGCGATCAACACCGATCCGGAGGCGGCCATCATGCAGAAGGCCGACTACGCCGTCGTCGGCGACCTCCACGAGGTCGTACCGGAACTGAACG